A stretch of Strix aluco isolate bStrAlu1 chromosome 16, bStrAlu1.hap1, whole genome shotgun sequence DNA encodes these proteins:
- the STK33 gene encoding serine/threonine-protein kinase 33, whose product MYLAMELCDDGELKIILCSKGHFTENETRHIIQSLASAIACLHKTDIVHRYLKLENILVKSSDIDEANEIKHKDPEVISAYDYSQRCDIWSIGVIMYML is encoded by the exons ATGTATCTTGCAATGGAACTGTGTGACGATGGAGAacttaaaataattctttgtaGTAAAggacattttacagaaaatgagaCAAGGCATATCATTCAGAGCCTTGCTTCAGCAATAGCGTGTCTTCACAAAACTG ATATTGTTCACAGATATCTCAAACTGGAAAACATCTTAGTTAAAAGCAGTGACATCGAtgaagcaaatgaaattaaacataAAG ACCCTGAAGTTATCAGTGCCTATGACTACAGCCAACGGTGTGACATTTGGAGCATAGGTGTCATTATGTACATGCTGTAA